The proteins below are encoded in one region of Tachypleus tridentatus isolate NWPU-2018 chromosome 4, ASM421037v1, whole genome shotgun sequence:
- the LOC143249212 gene encoding leucine-rich melanocyte differentiation-associated protein-like, whose product MKNMTKSLDLKSQSENGYYLSLAHQGISKLTVEDKKSEYECVEILDLSHNEISDVSFLTGFQRLRTVVLDHNLVGSNTVFPYLPRLHMLWLNYNLIVDFSTFIPVLARSCPALNILSLVGNDAAPSYFNGKTLEENLKYRYRVICLFPQLYRLDDQDVTTSERQAARTQNDKILSLSAFKQDQTGLSAESTQGNRTHDFSLLNQ is encoded by the exons ATGAAGAACATGACTAAGTCGTTGGACTTAAAATCACAATCAGAAAATGGCTATTATCTTTCTTTAGCACATCAAGGAATTTCAAAATTGACGGTTGAAGATAAGAAAAGTGAATACGAATGTGTAGAAATCTTGGACCTCTCCCACAATGAAATCAG TGATGTGTCATTCCTTACTGGCTTTCAGCGTCTAAGAACGGTCGTACTTGATCACAATCTTGTAGGAAGTAACACAGTGTTCCCCTATCTACCCAGGCTCCACATGCTCTGGTTGAACTACAACCTCATCGTTGACTTTAGTACTTTCATACCTGTTTTAGCTCGTAGTTGTCCAGCACTGAATATATTAAGTTTGGTGGGAAACGATGCAGCTCCAAGCTATTTCAATGGAAAGACACTGGAAGAAAATCTCAAATACAG GTATCGTGTAATATGTCTATTTCCTCAGCTGTATCGCTTGGATGATCAGGACGTCACAACATCAGAACGTCAAGCCGCGAGAACtcagaatgacaaaatattgtcTTTATCAGCTTTTAAG caagatCAAACTGGGCTTTCTGCTGAGAGCAcccaagggaatcgaacccatgattttagcctTCTAAATCAGTAG